A single genomic interval of Helianthus annuus cultivar XRQ/B chromosome 13, HanXRQr2.0-SUNRISE, whole genome shotgun sequence harbors:
- the LOC110897593 gene encoding probable galactinol--sucrose galactosyltransferase 2, whose product MTITPKISIDDGNLVVHGKTILKGVPENIVLTPGTGSGLVTGAFIGASSTSRKSLHVFPVGILEDLRFMCCFRFKLWWMTQRMGTCGKDIPLETQFMLVESKDSNDNSPVIYTVFLPLLEGQFRAVLQGNDKNELEICLESGDHAVETNQGLNLVYMHAGTNPFEVITQAVKAVEDHMQTFHHREKKKLPGLLDWFGWCTWDAFYTDVTAEGVEEGLKSLSSGGTPPRFLIIDDGWQEIGNENKDPNVVVQEGAQFANRLTGIKENQKFQKKKDDHAPGLKHVVDEAKEQHKVKYVYVWHALAGYWGGVNPTVAGMEPYDPALAYPVQSPGIKGNQPDIVIDSLSVHGLGLVHPRKVYNFYNELHAYLASCGVDGVKVDVQNIIETLGVGHGGRVALTRSYIQALEASIAKNFKDNGCIACMCHNTDGLYSAKQTAIIRASDDFYPHDPASHTIHISSVAYNTLFLGEFMQPDWDMFHSLHPAADYHAAARSIGGCAIYVSDKPGNHNFDLLKKLVLPDGSVLRAQLPGRPTLDCLFVDPARDGVSLLKIWNVNKCTGVVGVFNCQGAGWCKIEKKTRIHDASPGILTGSVQSTDVDALTKVAGPDWNGETVVYCQRSGEVIRLPKGVSLPVTLKVLEYELFHFCPLKDVTENISVAPIGLLDMFNSSGAIEHFEVNLASNSEVNIDQSTDVPVTATVTLKVRGCGRFGAYSSQCPLKCTIDGVDTEFNYDGPSGLVTLTVPVAQEEMYKWCIEIIV is encoded by the exons ATGACAATTACTCCAAAGATCTCCATTGATGATGGCAATCTTGTGGTCCATGGGAAAACTATCCTTAAAGGAGTACCCGAAAACATCGTGTTGACTCCCGGAACAGGCTCAGGACTTGTGACTGGTGCATTCATTGGTGCATCATCAACAAGTAGAAAAAGTCTTCATGTCTTCCCTGTCGGAATCTTAGA gGATCTCCGATTCATGTGTTGTTTTCGGTTCAAGCTATGGTGGATGACACAGAGAATGGGAACATGTGGGAAAGACATTCCTCTAGAGACTCAATTCATGCTTGTGGAGAGCAAAGATAGCAATGATAATAGTCCGGTGATCTATACCGTATTCCTTCCTCTTCTTGAAGGCCAGTTTCGGGCTGTTCTTCAGGGAAATGACAAGAATGAATTAGAGATTTGCCTTGAGAGTG gGGATCATGCAGTTGAAACCAACCAAGGGCTCAATCTTGTCTACATGCATGCCGGAACAAACCCCTTTGAGGTCATCACACAGGCTGTAAA GGCTGTTGAGGACCATATGCAAACATTTCATCACCGagaaaagaaaaag TTACCGGGATTACTCGATTGGTTTGGCTGGTGCACGTGGGATGCTTTCTACACCGACGTCACTGCAGAGGGCGTTGAAGAAGGGCTCAAGAG TTTATCGTCAGGAGGGACCCCACCTCGCTTCCTCATTATAGATGATGGTTGGCAAGAAATTGGTAACGAGAACAAGGACCCCAATGTTGTTGTGCAAGAAGGAGCACA GTTTGCAAACAGATTAACTGGAATCAAAGAAAACCAGAAATTCCAAAAGAAAAAGGACGATCATGCCCCGGGCTTGAAACATGTTGTAGATGAAGCTAAGGAACAACATAAAGTCAA GTATGTATATGTTTGGCATGCTCTAGCCGGATACTGGGGTGGTGTAAACCCAACAGTAGCCGGTATGGAACCTTACGACCCGGCACTAGCCTACCCGGTTCAATCACCAGGCATAAAAGGGAACCAACCCGACATAGTCATCGACAGCCTATCCGTCCACGGTCTGGGCCTAGTTCACCCaagaaaagtttacaacttctacAACGAACTCCATGCATATCTTGCGTCATGTGGAGTTGATGGAGTCAAAGTTGATGTTCAAAATATTATAGAAACACTTGGGGTGGGCCATGGTGGCCGGGTTGCTTTGACCCGAAGCTATATTCAGGCtctagaagcttctattgctaaGAATTTTAAGGATAATGGGTGCATTGCTTGTATGTGTCATAATACTGATGGGCTTTATAGTGCTAAACAAACTGCGATTATTCGGGCTTCTGATGATTTCTACCCTCATGACCCGGCTTCTCACACTATTCATATTTCTTCGGTGGCTTATAATACTTTGTTTCTTGGGGAGTTTATGCAGCCAGATTGGGATATGTTCCAT AGTCTTCATCCAGCCGCAGATTATCACGCTGCTGCGCGATCTATCGGTGGATGTGCGATCTACGTCAG CGACAAACCCGGCAACCACAACTTTGACCTGTTAAAGAAGTTAGTTCTCCCAGACGGGTCAGTGCTTCGGGCCCAATTGCCCGGAAGGCCCACACTTGATTGCCTCTTTGTTGACCCAGCTAGAGATGGAGTCAG CTTGCTTAAGATTTGGAATGTGAATAAGTGCACTGGTGTGGTGGGTGTGTTTAACTGCCAAGGGGCTGGTTGGTGTAAAATCGAAAAGAAAACCCGAATCCATGATGCTTCTCCTGGTATTCTTACGGGTTCCGTGCAATCCACTGATGTCGACGCGCTAACTAAAGTAGCGGGCCCGGATTGGAATGGTGAAACAGTTGTGTATTGTCAAAGATCAG GGGAGGTAATTCGGTTACCCAAAGGCGTGTCGTTGCCCGTAACACTCAAGGTTCTAGAGTATGAACTATTCCACTTTTGTCCTCTAAAG gATGTAACAGAAAACATATCGGTTGCACCAATAGGATTGCTCGATATGTTCAACAGCAGTGGTGCGATTGAACATTTCGAGGTCAACTTAGCTTCAAACTCTGAAGTCAACATTGACCAGTCAACTGATGTGCCCGTAACTGCAACTGTGACACTAAAAGTCCGGGGATGTGGGAGATTCGGAGCTTATTCGTCCCAATGCCCTCTTAAGTGCACTATTGATGGCGTTGATACCGAGTTTAATTACGATGGTCCAAGTGGATTAGTGACTCTTACGGTTCCGGTTGCTCAAGAGGAGATGTATAAGTGGTGTATTGAGATCATAGTGTAG
- the LOC110897594 gene encoding nascent polypeptide-associated complex subunit beta, producing the protein MHDPMPTYDERLQSTLERIGVHTPPGLEEIEHVCIFKDDTVISFLNPKVEVSIQANTWVVSGSPQVQNLHDILPGILNQLGPENLANLAKLAEQLQKQKIGTDPATAHDDDDEVPEHVAGETCETAAVEDQKP; encoded by the exons ATGCATGATCCAATGCCAACATATGATGAAAGGCTGCAAAGCACTTTGGAAAGAATAGGTGTACACACACCACCCGGATTGGAGGAAATTGAGCACGTTTGTATTTTTAAAGATGACACAGTGATCAGCTTCTTAAACCCAAAAG TTGAAGTTTCTATTCAAGCCAATACTTGGGTAGTTAGTGGTTCTCCTCAAGTACAGA ATTTGCATGATATATTGCCGGGCATTTTGAACCAGTTGG GGCCTGAAAATTTGGCTAACTTGGCAAAACTAGCCGAGCAGCTCCAGAAGCAGAAAATTGGCACAGATCCGGCTACAGCACACGATGATGACGATGAAGTGCCTGAACATGTGGCGGGTGAAACTTGTGAAACTGCTGCTGTCGAAGATCAGAAACCATAA